The window cgaacCTGCAACAccaaaatatgcatgccaGATCCGCAAACGGTAGTCAGCAACGGCTTCGAGGATCATCGACGGATGTTTCTGCTTGAAACCGGTAGTGAACTGGCCTTTCCACGCCACCGGGCAGtttttccactcccaatgcatgcaatcaatGCTGCCCATCATCCCTGGGAAACTGTGCACCGCACCGTGCATATCTAGCAGTCTCTGGCACTCATCAGGGGTTGGCTTTCGTAGGAACTCCGGACCAAAGACTTGCCGAATGCCCTTACAAAACTGCCGGAGCACATTTAGACTAGTCGTCTCACCCATCtgtaggtattcgtcgaacatatcagcTGGTCCGGCATAGACAAGCTGCCTAATTGCAGAGGTGCATTTCTGCAAAGTAGACAGACCGATCCGGCCGGTGCAATCACTCCGGAGCGTGAAGCACTCGAACCGGTCCGCCAATGTCGTCGCTATATGGGTAAATAGCGGTCGGGACATTCTGAAACGCCGACGAAAAATCTCAGCCGGGTAACGAGGCTCATCGCTAAAGTAGTCGGCCAGAAGCCGCTCAGCCGCTCCGACATGGTCTCGTGGGATTGTCCGACGATGACGAATCTCACGAGGGATcgcccgccgccgcctcctcgtCGGCCTCCCTCTGCACCTCTTGAATCAAAGAATCCCATGCTTGATTCCACAAATCATCCATAACTGAAAAGTTTTTAGAGATAGAAAATTTGGATAGATTTATTTCTATCTCCTCCACATCATCTTCCACATCATCAATATTTATCCAACCCAACCACCCACATTTTCATGGTTTATCAATGACCACCCCAACCACCCAACCAcactattatatatttatttttatattattttttaataatattattaatacatgaaatacttattattgtaaatttatagaaaaacgtaataaatgacaaactaaaaattataaaaacaaacaaaaaaaaatatacattacaataattgaaatataaaatttaaaatacataattggtGCTCATACATAAGATGAAAACTAGACATTCAATTGCAATTGCCGAATTTTGCCCATATATGCTCAACCAAATCGTCCAGAAGCCggaaatttttggtttttgaatttgggctttgtttttcattttaaactagatttcaattcttttcttagaatattaaatcattattcgcatctccatctccattcCCCGACTACTTTGCCCAAGTCGATCTtgaaaaaattctttttggaCCCAAATAGTTCAATAGTTTTTTCGTCTTCCACTATCAAAAGTAAGATTATGCAAGCAATCATTATCTTCCCCATAATATCACGATCCCAAATAAGAAGGGACATTTGAAAAAAGCAAACGACTTGCAAAAAAAAACTCGTTCATTTTTTTTCGCGGACTTTGATGTCAAAAGAAACAACTTGGGCCTCATCTTTTTGGGACCGGTATAGATTTGAAAACCCGCCCTTTGGGGATATATGCCATGGGGAGATAATATCCCATATTTTTTTCCGGCCATTTACTATGAAATTTGACCTTCGGTCCCCCTTtcccaaaaatatcataaaaaaaccGGAGATTGATCAACCCTTAATATCATTTCTCAATTTGGGAGTTAAAAAGCATGCcatatccaaaaaaatttttggATCCCACGTTTCGGTAAATTTTTTGATTCCCTTTTTCCCAAGGGATATTTTTCCCCAATGCGGGGGGAACTTTTTCCTTTCCCCCGATGCCCCAATACTCCCGTAATCCCGGGAAACCACGTTGTTCTCCAATATGCGAATTTCTTGCCAAGTCTTCTTCGGGGGCTTTGGCATCATCCCCGGAAGTTAAAATTCCCCTTGaacttataaaattttggaatgaGTTGTGCGCTCATTCTCAAACTTCGGGTGGCCCCCCCCCGTGGGCCAACATCCTCATCCGACTTTTCCCGAATTCAGACATACCAAGTGGGCCGGAAATCACGccgaaaaaaaaagttgtggGTTGAaagttttcattatttttaaaaaaggttttttttttggatacttttttaaaaatacccTGGAGGGGGGGTTTGGgatcttaaaaaaaaaccctttcaaaataatatcatgccCCTCTTcgctttcccttttcccaatGTATCTCCTTTCCTTTTGGCCGTCGGTTTTAGGTTGGGGAAGGGAAAGGTTGTTTAAATAATATCCTCGATTAGTTGATcaaatttttccattttgttcaacaatttttcttccCACCCCATTgtccaaaaaattaaagcttcaaaattaaacttagactttttttgggaaaaaggggCTCAATAATCGGGGAGAggatttgtgtataattttcaagatataagtaaaaatatatagaaaatttaaattttttgaaaataggGTTCCACTACTATCATTTGTGATCACATGGGGTTTTCCCGGACTTTCCCCCAACCCCTTAAAAATGCTTTTCGTAAtcaactttgattttttttcaatgggTTTTCCTGGGTTCCCCCACCGATGAAAATGGCTTTTCTtacattttgattttctgATCACGGGACCGGGGTTCCACCACCCGCGGATAGAAAAAGCCTTTCATTAcgaaaactttattttttcgcTAATTTTCGTTTAAATTCCCCCAATTTGGGAAAATCTTTTTTCGTAAACccaaaaacttttatttttggggtCCCAGGGGTTTTCATTGGGTTCCACCACCACTTGGGAAAAAAAACCGGGAAATTTTTGggaaaactttattttttgggtCCAAAGGGAGTCAAAATTCCCCCCATTTGggatgaaaattttctttcatttttaaaaactttgaTTTTTCGTGGTCAGGGGGTTTTCTGGGTTCCCccaaatttttatgaaaaaactTTTATAGTTACCACTTTTACATTATCTTTGGGGTGTCATTGGGTTACCCCAATTTGGGAATGTCATTTAGGGCATACTTTGATTAAAGGGCTTATCACATAAAACTGGGAAAATTTCATGgaacataaattaaagattacatttctaaacaaatttttaaatttaagttaagAACGGTttaaatttgcataattaaaaaaatacattgaAAAAGGGTAAAAATGATCCCaaatttcccccaaaaatGGGCTTTAGACGTTTTTTAACGTTTCTTCCAAAATTAAGTCCCTCCCACCCCTCAAGGGGGTTAAAGGGTAAATGGGCCCTTAAATTTCCCCCCTTAATATCACTAGTCAGCTTTGATCTTCCGTTCGAATATCACATTCCCTTTCCGTTTTAACTTCCCCATTTTTTACGCAAACTTTGGGGAAATCATTAGGGATTGTATATGAAGACGTTGCAACCCTTTTTTGCCTCTTCTTTTAGCCTTATTTTGCTTGGTCTCTTTAGGGCCCAAAAGTTGAAACGACTGGGAAGGAGTCAAATTTTAGGTCCTCCTTCCTCACTAGTCCTCGACCTTTTTCCCACTTTCTTCAAGGAAAAATCTTCATCCCCGGGGAAGGGTTGGGGGGAACCCGGGcccattcaaattttaattcccATTTGGGTTAATTCTTATCACCTCCTCAAACACCTTATGGGAGAAATTTTTCCCACACGGTTGTTGGCGGGGTTTCCCAAGTCCTCTTTTAGATTGACTTGGTACTTCCATCATGTGGGTTTTTGTATTAAACAAACATTGAATTTTGTTTGGGCGTTTTAGGCTTGTCTCAAGACCTTTAAACCTTTTGGGGGCCCTTCCTGGTTTTCTTTTTCGCCTTTATTTTTGACGAACCCTTTTTCCTGAGGGATTGTTTGGTTGGGGCCAACAATTGGAAACCCTGCCACGGAAAAAATAACCCAAACATTAATGACATGTTTTTTGCTCACTCCAATCATGGGGGGTTTGAAACACTCAAGTTGGGGTGAATGACCTTTTTAAGTTGGtttttaaagaatttaatttaaaaggaattttgggaaaaacatcaaaaagggaaataatcTTGAAAaggattaaaattttggggggGTTTAGTTTTGGGGGAAAGGGTAGAAATTTTGGGGAACGGAGAATATATTACTCTCATCATCcatagaaaaacaaagaaacttaaaaatatgaaaaattttttcaaaaagttaagGAGGAGGaaagagatattttttttttttgtgcaaactatagcaaatgtggtctctatttaaggaaaaaaaggggaaaaattttttggtttttatacAACTTTTATGATAGCACTCCCATTCGgtggaaattaattaaataattaataaaagtagaatgtcttatatttctttttctttttctttcttattaattaaaaaaaacgacATCAGAATCTCAATTTAGCTGACTTATAGATCGAATTCAGCTTTTGGGTTTCTCACAACTTGATTGACAAATCCCACAATAAAGCGATTTTAACAACTCCCATTCATTAATTCCAGTCTTTTCACTACACTTAAACAGTCTACCTATAGgaaaaatcatctataaatgtACAACCGTACACCACCGTATTCtgtcatttcaatttataaaatattaaattaaatactcgAGTACGAGTAGTAACTAGtaatatttgatttcaatAAGTCATTGCataaatataggagtataatttacaTCTAACACATACACATTACACATATAAATTgctatacaaaaataattgtacATAAAGTCCAGTTACTTTGTTTAGAGTAAATACTTTGTTTTAGTAATGATGATGATTATGtgtgtaaaataataaatataaataaaacacaaatgtACAATTGGCAATAATAAGGTAATAAAACTCAAAAGTGGTCCATGGTGACTTTTGTCTAGGGTTGAGAGAGATAGATTTAGAAATTCACATATCACGAAAGCAAAGAGAGACAAACCAACCACATCAAGttccacttttcttttctcactGCATTAATAATCTCTATAACCCCAAACTCTCCATAAATACTATCTCTATATACGCGTCGAGttgaattattattagaaTCATATTTATTGTAGTTGTATAAAATAGTAGGCATTATTTTCACTTCTAAGACATGGTAAATGACGAAACTACTTCCAGACAATTAAA of the Salvia hispanica cultivar TCC Black 2014 unplaced genomic scaffold, UniMelb_Shisp_WGS_1.0 HiC_scaffold_905, whole genome shotgun sequence genome contains:
- the LOC125200321 gene encoding uncharacterized protein LOC125200321 — translated: MSRPLFTHIATTLADRFECFTLRSDCTGRIGLSTLQKCTSAIRQLVYAGPADMFDEYLQMGETTSLNVLRQFCKGIRQVFGPEFLRKPTPDECQRLLDMHGAVHSFPGMMGSIDCMHWEWKNCPVAWKGQFTTGFKQKHPSMILEAVADYRLRIWHAYFGVAGSNNDINVLQSSPIFNDECRGETLRQPAGAKRQYFARKQEAARKDVERAFGVLQARWAILRCPARVWHEDDVADIMVACIILHNMIIEDEGFAAERWAPEDGASTSHGVASAPIQMGVPRSNEYLIQRFADIRRSTAHDQLQVDLIEEIWARRGGGVA